The Heyndrickxia acidicola sequence TCTTTGGATGTGGTCTCAGGAGGAGAATTATATACGGCTCTTGCTGCACAATTCCCGACTAAGAAGATTCACTTTCATGGGAATAACAAAAGCAGAGAAGAACTGTTAATGGCTATAGAACACAAAATTGGCTGTGTGGTAGTCGACAATTTTTATGAGCTGGACCTATTAACGGGGTTATGCAGTGAAAAGGACTGCAAGATGGATATTCTATTAAGGATAACTCCGGGAATAGAAGCCCATACACATGACTATATCCTGACAGGCCAGGAGGATTCTAAATTTGGCTTTGACCTGCAGAATGGACAGGCGGAAGAAGCCTTAAAGCTTTCTTTGGAGTCTGATCATGTAAATCTGCTTGGTGTTCATTGCCATATTGGTTCACAAATATTTGAAACGACTGGTTTCGTGCTTGCTGCTCACAAAATCATTGATAAATTGCATGACTGGGAGAAGAAGTATTCCTATTTTCCATCTGTTTTAAACTTGGGGGGAGGATTCGGAATCAGGTATACAGAAGAAGATGTTCCGCTGGCTCCATCTGATTATGTCGAAAAAATTGTAATCGAAGTAAAGCGTCATACAGAAAGTCTTGATTTGCCAATGCCTGAAATTTGGATTGAACCAGGCAGGTCGCTAGTCGGCGAAGCAGGAACTACTCTTTATTCCATTGGTTCAAGCAAACAGGTACCGGATGTAAGGAAATATTTAGCTGTAGATGGCGGCATGAGTGATAATATTCGTCCTGCGCTCTATGAAGCAAAATATGAAGCTGCTTTAGCGAACCGTCCAAACGACGCTGTGGAAGAATATGTATCCATCGCAGGGAAGTGCTGTGAATCAGGAGATATGCTCATCTGGGACTTGCCGCTTCCAAAAACAAATAACGACGATATTTTGGCTGTTTTCTGTACAGGAGCATATGGATACTCAATGTCAAATAATTATAATCGTATTCCACGCCCTCCGGTTGTCTTTGTTGAAAATGGAGAAGCTCAATTGGTGATAAGACGTGAAACATATGAAGATATTATTCGTCATGATCTTCCTTATAATGTCAATGTTCAATCTTAATAGATTCAAAGGATTGCGAAAAAAAAAGAAAATAGGTACAATAACGAGTAAGAACAAATTTTGTTACGGAGCTTATACTGGTATTGGGAGATAAAAATGCGTAAAAAAATGTCTGGTTATTTATTCTGTTAATCATGGCTGCACTCATTTGGGGTGTGTACGATTGTTTTTTTCTTCTACCTGGTAAGTAAAGCAGACACCGTCCTATCCAAAAATGGCAATGTACAGGTAGAATACTGTTTATTCTAAGAAGGCATGGTCTATACTGTAAGGAAAAAGGTAAAAAACGGAAAAAGATAACGAGGGATATGTTATGTTAATTCGATATAAAAAAGCCTTTGAAAAGATTGCAATGGGGCTATTATCATTTATGCCCAACGAAAAGGATCTTAAAAGGCTGCAGCAGACCATAAAGCAATATGAAACAGAAGATGATTGGCAGCTCTTTTTTTGGAAAGAGGAAGATTTGATTGGTCTTATTGGAGTGACAATCAATGGTCAAATAGTAGAAATTCAACATATATCCGTAAATCCTTCTCACAGGCAACAAGGTGTCGGAAAAAATATGATGAAATCATTAAAACAGATATATGAGGATAAACAGCTTATACCCAATCCGCATACTGTAGCATTTTTTGATAAATGTGACCTTGAAGAAGCAGACGCAAAGGAATAATGCGTCTGCTTTTTGTTTTAGAGGAAAGTATAAAATTTTTTATTACTTTATAGATTGAAACGCTCTACATACTTTAATAATTTATAATAGGCTTTGTTAAAGGACGCCGTTGTTTTTTAGCTCATTCGTGTGAAACAGAAGTTTCACACGACTTTCAGCTCAGCTAAAAAACGAGCAGTTTTCAAAATAAAAATTTAAGATTTATTATTGAACTTGAAAATTGGAATTTTTGTGGTTTTTGCTCTATAGATTAGAGCGGAAATAAATAGCCAATTTATGTGAAACCTTATGGCTTACGCTTTTCTTAGCCAAGCGATGCCTTTGCATTTTTTTCACTTTTGACTTAACGCAACTAATCTCATTTTCTCAATTTCAGAACGGTCTCTGACTAAATGTCTGTTAACAATAAAGTGATTTTGCAGATCACTTGGCATATTCCATTGGAAGTCGTTCTTTTTACACTCTGTCAAGCACAGCTGTAAAAGCTTAGAGTCAAGAATGGGAAGGTCAATGCTTTTATAAGGTTGACCTGAGCTAAGTTTTGCAATAGAGACATCTAAAATATTCAGGAGTTTAGGGTAGTCCAATCCGAGGTGATGGATATCCTGTTCTTTTTTACTTAATAGATTCCTAGATCTGGTTAATAACCGGGAGGCACCTTTTAGGTTCCTGCGGCGGTAATGATAGAATGCAACGGCCACCTGGATGAGACCTACCCACACTGAATCCCTGTTGAAATCATTGGACTCTTTCCAATATTCCTCTAAAATTTCATGGCACTCAAAGTAATCCCGATCCCCATGAAAATGAATTAAATAAGATATATATTCGGAAGGATAATGCAATGTTTATAAACTCCTCTCCATAAAGCTTTCCTTGATACTTAGCGGTAGCACGAAATAGATTGTAGATGATGCACCGTTCTAGCTTATCATATGTATCCTCAAGAACTCCAAGGTTTCAATTTTTTAACATCTATAAAAATAAACCAATAAAGGGAAAAGAAATCGGCAGCTAGACCGACTTCTTTTCGAGGATTTATCCTTGTGTTCTTGTTTTTAGTAAATATATGCAGCGCCAACGATAATCAATAAAATAAATAATACTACGATTAACGCAAAGCCTCCGCCATATCCAACTCCGTCTCCCATGTAAATCCCTCCTGTTTTTTCATTCGATGTATTGTATGTAGAACGGAATAAAGGTGTATGGGCCAGAGCCCAAAGGGGGAAATTTCTATTTGTAAAGTCCGGGGATTAGGAAGACTGTGAAAAAATTTTTATTGGAGGATGCCTTATAATCATCTATACTATTAATAGCCCTTTAGGCTTGAATATTAGAATTGGTGATTGTATGGAGTATAATGTAAAAATCGAAGCTTTTGAAGGACCTTTGGATCTTTTGCTTCACTTGATAAATCGTCTTGAAATTGATATATATGATATCCCTATGTCTGAAATTACCGAACAATATCTACTATATGTCCATGCAATGAAGGAACTGGAGTTAGATATTGCGAGTGAGTATTTAGTCATGGCTGCTACCCTGCTTGCAATAAAAAGCAAAATGCTGCTTCCTCAGCAGGAAGAAGAATTTTTTGAGGATGAGCTCGAACCCGATATGGAAGATCCACGGGACAATCTTGTTGAACAGCTGGTTGTTTACAGAAAATACAAAGAGGCTGCCCAGCAGTTGAAGAACCTGGAAATGGACCGCGGCCAAATGTTTACAAAGCCCCCAAGTGATTTGACAGAATTGATGACTGAAACTCAGATGGATAAACAGGAAGTCGAAGTATCGCTCTATGATATGATTGGCGCATTAAATAAGCTGTTAAGAAGAAAGAAGCTTCAAAAGCCGTTATCAACTAAAATAGCCCGGCAGGAAATATCAATTGAAACGAGAATGGATGAAATAACAAAAGAATTGAATTCAATTCGGGGAAAAAAAAGTTTCTATTCACTCTTCCCTTATCAGGACAAAGAGCATATTGTTATTACCTTTTTAGCAGTATTGGAATTAATGAAAAGGAATGAAATTTTTGTGGACCAGGAAGGAAATTTTGAAGAAATTTATGTTGCCCGGAAAGGAGCGAGCGTAGTTGGAAACAACTAATTGGAAAGGGATCCTAGAAAGCTTGCTTTTCGCTGCGGGTGACGAAGGACTATCCATTAAACAAATGATGGCTGTACTTGAAGTAGAGGAAGAAAAAACGATTGAACTTATTCATACGCTCAAAGAAGAGTATGAAAATGATCCAGATAGAGGTATTACCCTGGTCGAGATAGCGAATACATATCAACTGGCAACCAAAAAGGAGAACGCGGATTATCTAAAGCGATTGGTTGAAGCTCCTGGTTCTTCTACACTTTCACAGGCTGCACTTGAGACACTCGCCATTGTTTCCTATAAACAGCCGATCACAAGGCTGGAAATAGAAGAAATACGGGGTGTAAAAACAGAACGGCCATTGCAAACTTTAATGGCAAAAGGACTGATCAAGGAAGCTGGCCGTGCAGGAGGAGCAGGCAGGGCCATTTTATATGGTACTACGAAAGAATTCCTTGATTATTTTGGGTTAAAGGACTTAAGTGAACTTCCGCCGCTATCCCAGGATATTGATGAAGAAAATGATCTCGACGAAGCGGATTTATTTTTTGAGAAATTCAAAGAGTCGATGGAAACTAATGAATAATAGAAGACAAGAGGCTGTTTGCTTAGCAAATGGCCTCTTTTTTATTCATATCAACCTTGGTTCTGCATAAACTTGTACAAAGATGGGGTGAAGTTGGGTGAGAGAAAAGATCGTGACGGCTGCCATGTGATTCTCTCCGGAAATACTGCAGATAATGAAAAGGAAGAGGAGCACTTATATGAAACATTTCCTTGCACGTTTATTCATCGTGATGATGCTTTTAGCACTCATGCCTTCTAAGCCGGCCTCTGCAAGCATTTCTGTCGGAGCGGCCAGCGCAATATTAATGGATCAGGATACCGGGCGGATTCTATATGAAAAAAATGCTAACCAGCCTAGGAGAATTGCATCCATAACAAAAATAATGACGGCTATTCTTGCGATAGAATCGGGTAAACTGAATGATACATTTATGATAAGTGAAACTGCAGTCCGAACGGAAGGCTCTTCCCTTTATTTAAAGGCAGGAGAAAAAAGAAAGCTGGTGGATTTGGTTTACGGTCTGATGCTTCGTTCCGGGAATGATGCAGCTAATGCCATTGCTGAACATGTAGGAGGGAGTATACAGGGATTTGTTTTCTTAATGAATCAAAAAGCCAAAGAAATAGGCATGCTTAATACCCATTTTTCCAATCCAAGCGGACTGGATGACAGTTCAGACCACTTTTCAACAGCCTACGATATGGCTGTCCTTACGCGTTATGCCATGCAAAATAAAACATACGAAAAAATTGCAGGAACTAAAATGTATAAGGGCTGGAAAAATAAGAACAGGCTTTTAACCGAAAAATATAAATATTGTACAGGGGGGAAAACAGGTTTTACCAAGCTGGCTAGAAGGACTCTCGTTACAACGGCTTCAAAGGATGGTGAAAATTTGATTTCTGTTACTCTGAATGATTCTGACGATTGGAATGATCATATTTCCATGTATGAATATGGATTCAAGAACTTCCATCCTACTATAATTCTAGAAAAGGGTTTGGTGAATGCCATAACGACGAAGTATCTAAAAAACCATGTATATATTAAAAACGATGTTGTATATCCCTTGAAAAAACAGGAGGAATCGGATATTCATGTGGACTATCAGCTTGTAAAACCAAGTGAAAAATGGAAGAGTCCCAAAAAAATACCGCATATCGTGGGAAAAGCTATTATTTATATGGACAATAAACAAATCCGGCGTATCCCGGTCTACTATAGCACGGAAAAACAAACTGAAAAAACCAGCTGGCTTGGGATCTTCAAGCAGGTACTGTTTATTCAGTTAGGTGTAATGAACAATGGTTAATTATATTTGGATCGGGATGACCATTGTCGGGCTTATTTTTGCTGCAGTAAATGGAAGAATGAAACAAGTAAATGAAGCCATTTTTCATTCTGCAAATGAAGCTGTTACACTATGTATTGGATTAATCAGTATACTGGTTTTCTGGCTGGGCATCATGAAAATTGCAGAAGAATCGGGACTGCTTTATAAATTTTCCAGGCTCTGCCATCCGTTAATAAAACGGCTATTCCCTGAAGTGCCAGGAGACCATCCTGCGATGGGGTATATCGTTTCCAATATTATGGCGAATATGTTTGGTTTAGGCAATGCAGCTACACCACTGGGCATAAAGGCGATGGAGCAATTGAAAGAATTGAATGGAGGAAAGCCGGTTGCGAGCCGTTCTATGATTACCTTTTTGGCATTAAACACATCTGGTCTTACATTGATACCTACAACCGTTATTGCAATAAGAATGAATTATCATTCTGCATCGCCGACAGAAATTGTCGGTCCTACTTTGCTCGCTACAGCAATTGCAACTATTGTAGCCATTTTAATAGACCGGTATTTTTATTTCAGAAGAAAGCGGAAAGGGGGAGAATAGATGCAAGTTATTTCCATGATCTCCATCTGGATCATCCCCATTATGATCGGTTTTATATTGTTATACAGTGTTTGGAAAAAGATACCTGCCTATGAGATGTTTGTAGAAGGCGGAAAGGAAGGAATTAAAATTGCTGTATCCATCATTCCTTATCTGGTAGGAATGCTTGTAGCGATTACTATTTTCAGGGCATCAGGAGCGCTTGATTATTTTGTGAGTTTTCTCAAACCCTTTTTAAATTGGGCTGGAATACCTGCGGATGTTGTCCCTCTTGCCCTGATAAGGCCAATATCAGGGAACGCGGCTCTCGGCCTCATGAGTAATATCCTTGCCGTCCACGGGCCTGATTCTTTTATTGGAAGGATGGCCTCCACTATACAGGGAAGTACAGATACGACCCTTTATGTATTAACGGTCTATTTCGGGGCTGTGGGAATAAAAAAAATGGGGGATGCTTTGAAGGTAGGGCTTCTAGCTGACTTGGCAGGTATACTGGCAGCAATCTTTATAGTGTCCTGGATATTTGGCTAAGGCTCTTTTCGTAAACTTTGTTGCTATTTGACACAAAAAGGAGTATAAACCCAGATTCAGTATTAAAACTTTTAATAGCTTACGAAAAGATGCCACGAAGACAGACAACATAGGGAATAATCCTTTATACGTGAATCAACAATTTATGTGAAACCAGCCTTGGCTAAAGCAATCCGCTTGTATTTTTCCATATCAATAGGCGCTGTAAAAGATCTATGTTGATTTTGAACCTATGTTAATTGGAGCAGATACGCGAGATTCCTGCTTAAAAAACGTCTTAGGTGAGAATCCTGCGGAGAATGTGACGACTTATTCCCTGCCGCCCAGGGAAAGCGAGTGCCTGCAGCGTAAATCAACAGGAAGAATAACAAAGCTTAAAAATAATATGGAGAGTGGGCTGCAGTTAAATGTGAACAGGGAGGATAGAAACTCAGCAATTACGCAAATATTGCCTGAGCTTCTTTGCTTTTTACTCTACATGTGTAATAATTCTTAAGGTAAGACTAGAAATACCTAAAATAGAGGTGGAATTTGAAATGGAAAGACTACAGAAAGTAATTGCTCACGCAGGAGCAGCTTCTCGCCGCAAAGCGGAGGAATTAATTATAGAAGGGAAAGTAAAGGTTAACGGAAAGGTTGTTAAAGAGCTTGGAACAAAAGTTTCATCCTCTGACCGTGTGGAGGTAAACGGCATCCCGTTGGAAAGCGAAGAAAAGGTTTATTTCTTATTCTATAAACCAAGAGGAGTTATTTCAGCAGTCAGTGATGATAAAGACAGGAAAGTAGTAACAGATTACTTTCCGCTAATCAAGCAGCGCATTTATCCGATTGGCCGTCTTGATTATGATACATCCGGCATTCTTCTTTTAACAAACGATGGAGATTTTGCCAATCTCTTAATGCACCCTCGTTATGAAATTGATAAAACCTACGTTGCACGGCTGCAGGGCATTCCGACAAAGCAGTCCCTTAGACAGCTGGAAAAAGGCGTAAAGCTGGAAGATGGAGTGACAGCACCTGCAAAAACGAAAGTCCTTTCTGCAGAAAAGCAAAAGCAGAGATCTATTGTAGAAATCACCATCCATGAAGGAAAGAATCGCCAGGTCAGAAGGATGTTTGAAGCAGTGGGCCATCCAGTTCAAAAATTAAAGCGAGAACGCTTTGCTTTTTTAACCTTAAACGGACTGAACGCCGGAGAAAGCAGAGAATTAACGCCGCATGAAGTAAAACAACTGAGAGCATTGGCGGAAACTGGCAGCCATTAATGTTGTTGGAAGAGTGCGGGCAAAGGGAGAAGAAAAAAGAAAGTTGTAAAAATTCACATAACCTTCAAAGAATTCTTAAATTTACAGGTTTAAAATGCTATAATAGATTAAAACTGTGACCGTTTTCATAAAGGGGTGTGGCGCTATGACTCAAATAAAGCAAAAAAGGCTGGTCATTCGCAGCTTAATTCTGCTGGTTCTGCTGGGGGCAGTCGGTTATACTCTATATTCCAATTTAACGAAAGCAAGCCAGGGAGAAATCCATGTGGGGCAAACAGCTCCTGATTTTGTTTTAAAAGATATGAACGGAAAAACGCATCAGCTGTCACATTACAGAGGCAAGGGTGTATTTTTGAATTTTTGGGGAACTTGGTGCGATCCCTGCAAGAGGGAAATGCCATATATGAATGATTTGTATGAGGAATACCATAAAAAAGGTGTAGAAATATTAGCTGTACATGTAAAGGATACTAGATATCTTGTAGAAAACTTCATTAAGCAATATGGACTTCAATTTCCAGTTATGATAGACAAAGACGGAGACGTTCAGAATGAGTATGGGATTGATCCTTTGCCTGAATCGCTGTTAATCGGCCCCGATGGAAGGGTGAAAAAAATCATTATTGGAAATCAGAATTTAAAAGAAAAAGATTTTAGAAGTTTATTTGACAGCATTAAGCCGTAATAAAGGGGTTTTTTCTATGAGGGAAATGAAATGCGAGTGCGGTCATGTCAATCCAATTGGCACCATTCTCTGTGAATCATGCGGGAGGGCCATGACAGAAGAAGCGATAAAAGAATCCTTGCATGACATGAGGTATGAGGGCAGTGCCAGACGCTCTCAAACCTATAACAAGACCATTGTCGATAAAGTATGGAATTTTTTCTCCTCTGTAAAGGTAGGCGTTTGGCTGATTGTCATTACCCTGATCGCATCTGCTTTAGGAACCATACTTCCGCAGGAGCAATACATCCCCTCCGGTTCTGACCCCGCCCAATATTATAAAGATGAATACGGCTGGTTTGGGGATCTTTGGTATACAATTGGTTTCCAAGATTTATATAATTCGTGGTGGTACCTATTATTAATTGCTTCAATTGGAGTATCTCTTGTTATCTGCAGTTTGGACCGGTATATTCCTCTTAGAAGGGCTTTGAAAAATCAGAAGGTAACGAGGCATGAAGGCTTTCTTATGCGGCAGCGCATCTTTGGGAATTCGGAAGGACACGGGCGAGAGGAAGCGTTTGAGCAAGTAAAGTCCAAATTAAAAGAAAAAAGATATCGCCTGAGGGAAGAAAACGGAAATATACTGGCTGAAAAAAACCGTTTTAGCCGCTGGGGACCATACATAAATCATATAGGGTTAATTATCTTTTTAATCGGCTCTATGCTTCGTTTTATTCCTGGTATGTACGTAGATGAATTGCTTTGGATTCGAGAAGGAGAGAAAAAAATTGTCCCGGGAACAAATTCTCAGTTTGTCATTGAGAATAAGAAATTCATCCTGCAGACCTATGATAAAAAGAAAGATAATCAAAATTTTGATCAGGCTATTGACCGTGTTGGCAGTGTGCCGAAAAATTTCCAGTCCAATGTGGTACTGTATAAAAGAGAAGGCGGAAAAATTGCCGGTGAGCCTGCTAAACTAAAAAAATTAGAATCTTACCAAATTAAAGTCAATCAACCATTGAAATTTGACCATTATGCTGTCTATCAAATGGATTATAAATTAAATGAATTTCATGATATGTGGTTCCGACTTGAAAACAAAAAAACAGGAAAGTTCTATGGTCTGATGAAGATTGATTTATTCAATCCAAAGGATGTATATAACCTGGGCAACGGATACAAAGTCCAATTACTTGGTTTCTATCCGAATTTTACAGGTTTTGCAAAAAATGGAGAACCTCAATCGAGTTCTCCCATTCCCGATAATCCCGCTTTTTTATTCAACATGATTACCCCAGAGCATCCAAAGGGTGAAAAAAGCTTTGCTGCAATTCGAGAAACAATTGAGCCTCTCGGAAATAATGAGTATAAAATGGCTTTTGCCGGTATCGACACTAGGAATGTATCTGCGCTTACAGTGCATAAGGATTTAACCTTATGGGTATTGGCTTTTGGCGGCTTCATTTTTATGATTGGTGTCGTACAAGGCGCCTATTGGAACCATCGCAGGATTTGGCTGCAAAATAAAGATGGAAAGGTGCTTATAGCCGGGCATACCAACAAAAATTGGTATGGACTGAAACGAGAAATAGCTTTCGTTTTAGAAGGGACAGGGATTCCGGAGCCCATCGATCAGCAGGAAAAGAAAAAAGAAGGGGAGCAGGAGGGATAATATGACCGGCATTACCGGACTCAGCAGTGACTTTTTGTTTATGGCATTTATTTTATATCTGATTGGTACACTTTTGTTTGGAGGGGCCATTCGCTCGAATAAGGCCGTTTCTCAAACTCCAAAACAAAATCGCTGGGGAAAATCAGGGATTGTTGTCACCATCATTGGTTTTGCTTCCCAAGTCGTCTATTTCATTCTTCGCTGGATTGCATCCGGCCATGCGCCCGTCAGTAACTTATTCGAATTTACTACTTTTTTTGGCATGATGCTGGTGGGAGCCTTTATTGTCATTTACTTTATCTATCGAACAGCCGTCCTTGGATTATTTGCTTTGCCCATTGCACTATTGATCATCGCCTATGCCAGCATGTTTCCGAGGGATATTAATCCTTTGGTGCCATCACTCAGGAGCTATTGGCTGCAAATACATGTGACGACAGCTGCAACAGGCGAAGCGATACTCTCAATAAGTTTTGCTGCTGGTTTAATCTATTTAGTAAAAATGACAGATCAGAATAAAAGAGGCAAGCAAACTTTTTGGCTTGAAGCGGTCATGTTTGGATTAATCAGCTTCCTTGGATTTGTTATCGTTACCTCTATTTTTGCCGCCATGCACTACAATGCTGCATTTAATTGGGTAGATAAAAATGGAACGGATTTAACGGGGAATGACGGATTGATGTATCACCTGCCTGCTGTATTCGGTCCAAATGAGGGCACCCTTCAGACACATGGCGTAATGAAGCCGTGGGTTTTACTGCCTGCATATATAAATGCAGAAAAATTTAATAGTTTTATTTGGTCTATTGCTGCAGGAGTGGTAATCTATATAGTGACAAGGTTAATAATAAGAAAAAGAATAGGCGAACTCCTTAAACCATTGACTAAGAATATACGGGATGATCTGGTAGATGAAATTAGTTACCGCTCTGTTTTAATAGGCTTCCCTGTTTTCACATTAGGCGCTTTAATATTTGCTATGATATGGGCCCAAATTGCGTGGAGCAAATTTTGGAGCTGGGATCCCAAAGAGGTTTGGGCTCTTGTAACCTGGTTATTTTATGCAGCATTTCTCCATTTGCGGCTCTCAAAAGGCTGGCATGGTGAAAAGTCTGCTTGGCTGGCCGTAATAGGATTTGGCATCATTATGTTTAATCTGATTGCGGTAAACCTTATCATAGCAGGCCTGCATTCCTACGCAGGTGTATAAGGGAATTCAACATGTTTATGGGGTCTGTCTCTAGATGGTTTTCGTGTATGAAGCCATCTTGAGTTCGGCCCTGTTTTTATGGAGGCTGATTGAGAAACAATTATAGCATCCTTTCACATTGATGAAAGCTATTGCTAATGGATTTTTATTATGCTTTTCTATAACGCCAAGTAGCATGGCGCTTTCACTTTCTTATATCTTCCTTTCAGCTTAGCATAAGGCACCCTTTGAAAAAATAAACAGTTATCATCTAAGAAATATTACAGATCACTTGTAAGGAGGAATGATTGATGGAACAACCATTGGGAAAAATTTTGGTAGTGGATGATGAAGAAAGAATTAGACGTCTGCTCAAAATATATCTCGAGAGAGAGAACTACATAATTGAAGAAGCTGAAGATGGCAAAGAGGCATTGGAAAAGGCAATAGAAACGAACTATGATTGTATTCTGTTAGATTTAATGATGCCTGGTATGGATGGAATTGAGGTCTGTCAGGAGCTTCGAACAAAAAAATCAACTCCCGTTATCATGCTGACTGCTAAAGGTGAAGAAACCAATCGGGTTGAGGGGTTTGAAGCTGGGACGGACGATTATATTGTAAAGCCGTTCAGTCCAAGGGAAGTGGTGCTTCGGGTTAAGGCGTTGCTGCGCAGAAGCACTCCATCAAGCTTTATGAACACAGAAACGAAATCCAAAGATTTAATCGTATATCCGCATTTAACGATTGATAATGATGCCCACCGTGTAACAGCGGATGGAGTGGAAGTGAATCTTACACCAAAAGAATATGAATTGCTCTACTTCCTGGCAAAAGCGCCGGATAAGGTGTTTGATCGTGAGCATCTTTTAAAAGAAGTATGGCATTATGAATTTTTTGGTGATTTAAGAACTGTTGATACCCATGTAAAACGCTTAAGGGAAAAATTGAACCGGGTATCAGAGCAGGCTGCAAAAATGATTTTAACCGTATGGGGAGTCGGGTATAAATTTGAGGTTACGGAAGAATGAGAATTTGGAGAAGTGTAGTCGGCAAGCTTTGGATGACTATACTTCTGCTCGTTTCGTTTGTCCTTATTATCCTTACTATGTTGCTGCTGGAGTTTTTCCAGTCCTATAATGTTGGTCAAATTGAGCAAAATCTTAAAGGGACGGCAACAAAAATCGCCCGAAT is a genomic window containing:
- the lysA gene encoding diaminopimelate decarboxylase; protein product: MHLYGTQKVNENGHLQIGGVDTMELVKNYGTPLYVYDVQLIRERARSFKHTFEKLGVRSQVAYASKAFSSIAMLNLAEEEGLSLDVVSGGELYTALAAQFPTKKIHFHGNNKSREELLMAIEHKIGCVVVDNFYELDLLTGLCSEKDCKMDILLRITPGIEAHTHDYILTGQEDSKFGFDLQNGQAEEALKLSLESDHVNLLGVHCHIGSQIFETTGFVLAAHKIIDKLHDWEKKYSYFPSVLNLGGGFGIRYTEEDVPLAPSDYVEKIVIEVKRHTESLDLPMPEIWIEPGRSLVGEAGTTLYSIGSSKQVPDVRKYLAVDGGMSDNIRPALYEAKYEAALANRPNDAVEEYVSIAGKCCESGDMLIWDLPLPKTNNDDILAVFCTGAYGYSMSNNYNRIPRPPVVFVENGEAQLVIRRETYEDIIRHDLPYNVNVQS
- a CDS encoding GNAT family N-acetyltransferase, giving the protein MLIRYKKAFEKIAMGLLSFMPNEKDLKRLQQTIKQYETEDDWQLFFWKEEDLIGLIGVTINGQIVEIQHISVNPSHRQQGVGKNMMKSLKQIYEDKQLIPNPHTVAFFDKCDLEEADAKE
- a CDS encoding DUF309 domain-containing protein; translated protein: MHYPSEYISYLIHFHGDRDYFECHEILEEYWKESNDFNRDSVWVGLIQVAVAFYHYRRRNLKGASRLLTRSRNLLSKKEQDIHHLGLDYPKLLNILDVSIAKLSSGQPYKSIDLPILDSKLLQLCLTECKKNDFQWNMPSDLQNHFIVNRHLVRDRSEIEKMRLVALSQK
- a CDS encoding YjcZ family sporulation protein; translated protein: MGDGVGYGGGFALIVVLFILLIIVGAAYIY
- a CDS encoding segregation/condensation protein A — protein: MEYNVKIEAFEGPLDLLLHLINRLEIDIYDIPMSEITEQYLLYVHAMKELELDIASEYLVMAATLLAIKSKMLLPQQEEEFFEDELEPDMEDPRDNLVEQLVVYRKYKEAAQQLKNLEMDRGQMFTKPPSDLTELMTETQMDKQEVEVSLYDMIGALNKLLRRKKLQKPLSTKIARQEISIETRMDEITKELNSIRGKKSFYSLFPYQDKEHIVITFLAVLELMKRNEIFVDQEGNFEEIYVARKGASVVGNN
- the scpB gene encoding SMC-Scp complex subunit ScpB; this encodes METTNWKGILESLLFAAGDEGLSIKQMMAVLEVEEEKTIELIHTLKEEYENDPDRGITLVEIANTYQLATKKENADYLKRLVEAPGSSTLSQAALETLAIVSYKQPITRLEIEEIRGVKTERPLQTLMAKGLIKEAGRAGGAGRAILYGTTKEFLDYFGLKDLSELPPLSQDIDEENDLDEADLFFEKFKESMETNE
- a CDS encoding D-alanyl-D-alanine carboxypeptidase family protein — encoded protein: MKHFLARLFIVMMLLALMPSKPASASISVGAASAILMDQDTGRILYEKNANQPRRIASITKIMTAILAIESGKLNDTFMISETAVRTEGSSLYLKAGEKRKLVDLVYGLMLRSGNDAANAIAEHVGGSIQGFVFLMNQKAKEIGMLNTHFSNPSGLDDSSDHFSTAYDMAVLTRYAMQNKTYEKIAGTKMYKGWKNKNRLLTEKYKYCTGGKTGFTKLARRTLVTTASKDGENLISVTLNDSDDWNDHISMYEYGFKNFHPTIILEKGLVNAITTKYLKNHVYIKNDVVYPLKKQEESDIHVDYQLVKPSEKWKSPKKIPHIVGKAIIYMDNKQIRRIPVYYSTEKQTEKTSWLGIFKQVLFIQLGVMNNG
- a CDS encoding nucleoside recognition domain-containing protein, translated to MVNYIWIGMTIVGLIFAAVNGRMKQVNEAIFHSANEAVTLCIGLISILVFWLGIMKIAEESGLLYKFSRLCHPLIKRLFPEVPGDHPAMGYIVSNIMANMFGLGNAATPLGIKAMEQLKELNGGKPVASRSMITFLALNTSGLTLIPTTVIAIRMNYHSASPTEIVGPTLLATAIATIVAILIDRYFYFRRKRKGGE
- a CDS encoding spore maturation protein, which gives rise to MQVISMISIWIIPIMIGFILLYSVWKKIPAYEMFVEGGKEGIKIAVSIIPYLVGMLVAITIFRASGALDYFVSFLKPFLNWAGIPADVVPLALIRPISGNAALGLMSNILAVHGPDSFIGRMASTIQGSTDTTLYVLTVYFGAVGIKKMGDALKVGLLADLAGILAAIFIVSWIFG
- a CDS encoding pseudouridine synthase, which produces MEVEFEMERLQKVIAHAGAASRRKAEELIIEGKVKVNGKVVKELGTKVSSSDRVEVNGIPLESEEKVYFLFYKPRGVISAVSDDKDRKVVTDYFPLIKQRIYPIGRLDYDTSGILLLTNDGDFANLLMHPRYEIDKTYVARLQGIPTKQSLRQLEKGVKLEDGVTAPAKTKVLSAEKQKQRSIVEITIHEGKNRQVRRMFEAVGHPVQKLKRERFAFLTLNGLNAGESRELTPHEVKQLRALAETGSH
- the resA gene encoding thiol-disulfide oxidoreductase ResA translates to MTQIKQKRLVIRSLILLVLLGAVGYTLYSNLTKASQGEIHVGQTAPDFVLKDMNGKTHQLSHYRGKGVFLNFWGTWCDPCKREMPYMNDLYEEYHKKGVEILAVHVKDTRYLVENFIKQYGLQFPVMIDKDGDVQNEYGIDPLPESLLIGPDGRVKKIIIGNQNLKEKDFRSLFDSIKP